Proteins encoded within one genomic window of Arachis ipaensis cultivar K30076 chromosome B08, Araip1.1, whole genome shotgun sequence:
- the LOC107612059 gene encoding calcium-binding protein CML37 encodes MGRDMKYERVLRYFDEDGDGKVSPSELKQRVSKMGGEILLKEVEMVIEELDSDGDGLLSLEDFVALMEGGGEEEKIKDLKKAFEMYDTEGCGFITPKSLRKMFKKMGEKKSIDECKVMINQFDLNGDGVLSFEEFRIMMQ; translated from the coding sequence ATGGGAAGGGACATGAAATATGAGCGTGTTCTTAGATATTTCGACGAAGACGGCGACGGGAAGGTTTCGCCGTCGGAGCTAAAGCAGAGGGTAAGCAAGATGGGAGGAGAGATATTGCTGAAGGAGGTTGAAATGGTGATTGAGGAGTTGGATTCGGATGGCGACGGATTGCTGAGTTTGGAGGATTTTGTTGCTTTGATGGAAGGTggtggagaagaagagaagatcaAGGACTTGAAGAAAGCATTTGAGATGTATGATACTGAAGGGTGTGGATTCATAACACCTAAGAGCTTGAGGAAGATGTTCAAGAAAATGGGTGAGAAAAAGTCCATTGATGAATGCAAGGTTATGATTAATCAGTTTGATTTGAATGGAGATGGTGTGCTTAGCTTTGAAGAATTCAGAATAATGATGCAGTga